The following proteins are co-located in the Neodiprion virginianus isolate iyNeoVirg1 chromosome 6, iyNeoVirg1.1, whole genome shotgun sequence genome:
- the LOC124307712 gene encoding leucine-rich repeat-containing protein 24-like isoform X2 has product MCATHTHPLRGRILLALFLLITSFTLLSSAVAFPDWTDCPAVCRCKWTSGKKSALCPDAGLTTLPASLDPDMQVLDLSGNKIISLYADMFNRAGLLNLQRVFLRNAGISRIDKDAFRELRILVEVDLSDNQIETLDPETFLGNERLRILILSGNKLVKLTGPQFPSLPHLRNLELQRCSLTEIHSLAFARVTGLETLRLEGNQLEYVEALAFLPLTHLKTLSLDGNPWSCDCRLRKLRVWLAPNRLYSVPQKCEAPPRLEGRRWEEVKPQEFACSPEVTLTANSFQEEMSGNLSLACVVTGDPEPEIWWLFNGSPLNVTRGDQVFVTEETYNGFRKWNNVTLYNASESDAGEYSCVGSNLAGLGKDTVSIVIPRVYTAPTLSQTDTWLLWVSLAGGGAAALCASLIAVILAVCLCGSRQKSKRKKVKLQGSASFGDQEKKLLDLSLTTTTNERISGRPSLEASSPGDIELAERSSSLCDPPVNVTVERHCREMHSHLPTVFPPPPEFTTSILPAGVFGNIFISVSLAQDGERRYPDLLDIPVHASISDKSAGQPAPIPTTSILSGFATLPRRPLRVSDLSSPYDNMGPRVTATGSSTFSLTDPDLRLSPPPPTLVIQPPIEFVSL; this is encoded by the exons ATGTGCGCGACGCATACACACCCTCTACGAGGGCGGATACTGCTCGCCCTCTTCCTCCTGATAACGAGTTTCACCCTACTCTCGTCGGCGGTGGCTTTTCCCGACTGGACGGACTGCCCGGCGGTTTGTAGGTGCAAATGGACATCCGGTAAGAAGTCGGCGCTGTGTCCGGACGCCGGGCTAACGACGCTGCCGGCCTCCCTCGACCCGGACATGCAGGTCCTCGACCTCTCAGGAAACAAGATAATATCGCTGTACGCGGACATGTTCAACCGAGCCGGTCTGCTGAACCTGCAGCGGGTGTTCCTGAGGAACGCGGGGATATCGAGGATCGACAAGGACGCCTTCAGGGAGCTCAGGATCCTCGTCGAGGTCGACCTCTCCGACAACCAGATCGAGACTCTCGACCCGGAAACCTTTCTCGGCAACGAGAGACTCAGGATATTGATCCTGAGCGGCAACAAGCTCGTCAAGCTGACGGGACCTCAGTTCCCGTCGCTGCCCCACCTCAGGAACCTTGAACTGCAACGGTGCTCCCTCACCGAGATCCACAGCCTGGCCTTCGCCCGGGTCACCGGGCTCGAGACGCTACGGCTGGAGGGAAACCAGCTCGAGTACGTCGAGGCGTTGGCTTTCCTGCCGCTGACGCACCTCAAGACCCTCAGCCTGGACGGCAACCCCTGGAGCTGCGACTGCCGTCTGCGAAAGCTGCGAGTCTGGCTCGCACCGAACCGGCTCTACTCGGTTCCCCAGAAGTGCGAGGCGCCTCCGAGACTGGAGGGGCGCCGATGGGAGGAGGTCAAGCCTCAGGAGTTCGCCTGCAGCCCGGAAGTGACGCTCACCGCGAACTCCTTCCAGGAGGAGATGAGCGGAAACTTGAGCTTGGCCTGCGTCGTTACGGGCGATCCGGAGCCGGAGATCTGGTGGCTCTTCAACGGGAGTCCGCTAAACGTGACGCGGGGTGATCAGGTGTTCGTGACCGAGGAGACCTACAACGGATTCCGGAAGTGGAACAACGTCACCCTCTACAACGCCAGCGAGAGCGACGCCGGGGAGTACAGCTGCGTCGGCAGCAACCTCGCGGGGCTCGGCAAGGACACCGTCAGCATCGTCATTCCCCGCGTCTACACCGCCCCGACTCTTTCCCAGACCGACACCTGGCTGCTATGGGTTAGCCTGGCCGGCGGTGGCGCAGCCGCCCTCTGCGCGTCCCTCATCGCCGTCATCCTCGCCGTCTGCCTCTGCGGCTCCAGGCAGAAGAGCAAACGGAAGAAGGTCAAGCTCCAGGGAAGCGCCAGCTTCGGGGACCAGGAAAAGAAACTGCTGGACCTTTCCTTGACCACCACTACCAACGAGAGAATCAGCGGAAGACCGAGCCTCGAGGCT AGCAGCCCGGGTGACATAGAACTGGCGGAAAGGAGTTCGTCGCTCTGCGATCCGCCGGTGAACGTGACGGTGGAGAGACACTGCAGGGAGATGCACAGCCACCTGCCGACGGTCTTCCCACCCCCGCCCGAATTCACAACGAGTATCTTGCCCGCGGGGGTATTCGGCAACATATTTATCTCGGTGTCGCTCGCCCAGGACGGTGAGAGGCGATACCCCGACCTCCTCGACATCCCGGTACACGCCAGCATCTCGGACAAGTCCGCGGGCCAACCGGCGCCGATACCGACGACCTCGATTTTGTCGGGATTCGCGACCCTGCCCCGAAGGCCCCTCCGCGTCTCCGACCTCAGCTCGCCCTACGACAATATGGGGCCGAGAGTAACGGCCACCGGAAGTTCGACTTTCTCCCTCACGGACCCGGATCTTCGATTGTCGCCCCCGCCGCCCACGCTGGTCATTCAACCTCCCATAGAATTCGTTTCCCTGTAA
- the LOC124307712 gene encoding leucine-rich repeat-containing protein 24-like isoform X1: MCATHTHPLRGRILLALFLLITSFTLLSSAVAFPDWTDCPAVCRCKWTSGKKSALCPDAGLTTLPASLDPDMQVLDLSGNKIISLYADMFNRAGLLNLQRVFLRNAGISRIDKDAFRELRILVEVDLSDNQIETLDPETFLGNERLRILILSGNKLVKLTGPQFPSLPHLRNLELQRCSLTEIHSLAFARVTGLETLRLEGNQLEYVEALAFLPLTHLKTLSLDGNPWSCDCRLRKLRVWLAPNRLYSVPQKCEAPPRLEGRRWEEVKPQEFACSPEVTLTANSFQEEMSGNLSLACVVTGDPEPEIWWLFNGSPLNVTRGDQVFVTEETYNGFRKWNNVTLYNASESDAGEYSCVGSNLAGLGKDTVSIVIPRVYTAPTLSQTDTWLLWVSLAGGGAAALCASLIAVILAVCLCGSRQKSKRKKVKLQGSASFGDQEKKLLDLSLTTTTNERISGRPSLEAVSITFRIKSSPGDIELAERSSSLCDPPVNVTVERHCREMHSHLPTVFPPPPEFTTSILPAGVFGNIFISVSLAQDGERRYPDLLDIPVHASISDKSAGQPAPIPTTSILSGFATLPRRPLRVSDLSSPYDNMGPRVTATGSSTFSLTDPDLRLSPPPPTLVIQPPIEFVSL, translated from the exons ATGTGCGCGACGCATACACACCCTCTACGAGGGCGGATACTGCTCGCCCTCTTCCTCCTGATAACGAGTTTCACCCTACTCTCGTCGGCGGTGGCTTTTCCCGACTGGACGGACTGCCCGGCGGTTTGTAGGTGCAAATGGACATCCGGTAAGAAGTCGGCGCTGTGTCCGGACGCCGGGCTAACGACGCTGCCGGCCTCCCTCGACCCGGACATGCAGGTCCTCGACCTCTCAGGAAACAAGATAATATCGCTGTACGCGGACATGTTCAACCGAGCCGGTCTGCTGAACCTGCAGCGGGTGTTCCTGAGGAACGCGGGGATATCGAGGATCGACAAGGACGCCTTCAGGGAGCTCAGGATCCTCGTCGAGGTCGACCTCTCCGACAACCAGATCGAGACTCTCGACCCGGAAACCTTTCTCGGCAACGAGAGACTCAGGATATTGATCCTGAGCGGCAACAAGCTCGTCAAGCTGACGGGACCTCAGTTCCCGTCGCTGCCCCACCTCAGGAACCTTGAACTGCAACGGTGCTCCCTCACCGAGATCCACAGCCTGGCCTTCGCCCGGGTCACCGGGCTCGAGACGCTACGGCTGGAGGGAAACCAGCTCGAGTACGTCGAGGCGTTGGCTTTCCTGCCGCTGACGCACCTCAAGACCCTCAGCCTGGACGGCAACCCCTGGAGCTGCGACTGCCGTCTGCGAAAGCTGCGAGTCTGGCTCGCACCGAACCGGCTCTACTCGGTTCCCCAGAAGTGCGAGGCGCCTCCGAGACTGGAGGGGCGCCGATGGGAGGAGGTCAAGCCTCAGGAGTTCGCCTGCAGCCCGGAAGTGACGCTCACCGCGAACTCCTTCCAGGAGGAGATGAGCGGAAACTTGAGCTTGGCCTGCGTCGTTACGGGCGATCCGGAGCCGGAGATCTGGTGGCTCTTCAACGGGAGTCCGCTAAACGTGACGCGGGGTGATCAGGTGTTCGTGACCGAGGAGACCTACAACGGATTCCGGAAGTGGAACAACGTCACCCTCTACAACGCCAGCGAGAGCGACGCCGGGGAGTACAGCTGCGTCGGCAGCAACCTCGCGGGGCTCGGCAAGGACACCGTCAGCATCGTCATTCCCCGCGTCTACACCGCCCCGACTCTTTCCCAGACCGACACCTGGCTGCTATGGGTTAGCCTGGCCGGCGGTGGCGCAGCCGCCCTCTGCGCGTCCCTCATCGCCGTCATCCTCGCCGTCTGCCTCTGCGGCTCCAGGCAGAAGAGCAAACGGAAGAAGGTCAAGCTCCAGGGAAGCGCCAGCTTCGGGGACCAGGAAAAGAAACTGCTGGACCTTTCCTTGACCACCACTACCAACGAGAGAATCAGCGGAAGACCGAGCCTCGAGGCTGTAAGTATCACGTTTCGCATCAAG AGCAGCCCGGGTGACATAGAACTGGCGGAAAGGAGTTCGTCGCTCTGCGATCCGCCGGTGAACGTGACGGTGGAGAGACACTGCAGGGAGATGCACAGCCACCTGCCGACGGTCTTCCCACCCCCGCCCGAATTCACAACGAGTATCTTGCCCGCGGGGGTATTCGGCAACATATTTATCTCGGTGTCGCTCGCCCAGGACGGTGAGAGGCGATACCCCGACCTCCTCGACATCCCGGTACACGCCAGCATCTCGGACAAGTCCGCGGGCCAACCGGCGCCGATACCGACGACCTCGATTTTGTCGGGATTCGCGACCCTGCCCCGAAGGCCCCTCCGCGTCTCCGACCTCAGCTCGCCCTACGACAATATGGGGCCGAGAGTAACGGCCACCGGAAGTTCGACTTTCTCCCTCACGGACCCGGATCTTCGATTGTCGCCCCCGCCGCCCACGCTGGTCATTCAACCTCCCATAGAATTCGTTTCCCTGTAA
- the LOC124307721 gene encoding uncharacterized protein LOC124307721 isoform X2: MFTGEKSSFIVRISSDSSARSENELFNSPEEKMNVHRTVLSSLHGHPGGEEIKLKKQCRSLFDYPRVGRSPKMTELTRTGRAFGMINVPRVGRSDSSDYDAAFDLNYDDMSHEVKRQGLIPFPRVGRSRDAPSLSYANDALKVAKAKRTGDAVSSGGMWFGPRLGRLHRRGEEPQAEDQQWAILPIREFQGTGEQQSENLTPRLVRESDGEEAQRFSNTAGVY; this comes from the exons ATGTTTACAGGTGAAAAGTCATCGTTTATAGTTAGGATATCCTCGGACTCGAGTGCGCGTAGTGAAAACGAATTGTTCAATTCTCCCGAAGAAAAGATGAACGTACATCGAACTGTTCTTTCTTCATTACATGGACATCCAG GTGGGGAGGAAATCAAACTAAAGAAGCAATGCAGGAGTCTTTTCGATTATCCACGCGTCGGCAGGTCCCCAAAGATGACGGAGCTCACTAGGACGGGTCGAGCTTTTGGCATGATAAACGTCCCGCGAGTTGGACGCTCGGACTCGTCCGATTACGACGCCGCTTTTGATCTCAATTATGACG ATATGTCCCATGAGGTGAAACGGCAGGGTTTGATACCTTTCCCACGTGTAGGCCGGTCTCGCGACGCCCCTTCGTTGTCCTACGCGAACGATGCCCTCAAAGTAGCGAAGGCCAAGCGTACGGGCGACGCCGTGTCGAGCGGCGGGATGTGGTTCGGTCCTCGTTTGGGACGCCTCCACAGACGTGGTGAGGAGCCACAAGCGGAGGATCAGCAGTGGGCCATTTTGCCGATACGAG AGTTTCAGGGCACCGGGGAGCAACAATCGGAGAACCTTACGCCCAGATTAGTTCGGGAATCGGACGGTGAGGAAGCTCAAAGATTCTCGAACACTGCAGGTGTCTACTAA
- the LOC124307721 gene encoding cardio acceleratory peptide 2b-like isoform X6, whose protein sequence is MTELTRTGRAFGMINVPRVGRSDSSDYDAAFDLNYDDMSHEVKRQGLIPFPRVGRSRDAPSLSYANDALKVAKAKRTGDAVSSGGMWFGPRLGRLHRRGEEPQAEDQQWAILPIREFQGTGEQQSENLTPRLVRESDGEEAQRFSNTAGVY, encoded by the exons ATGACGGAGCTCACTAGGACGGGTCGAGCTTTTGGCATGATAAACGTCCCGCGAGTTGGACGCTCGGACTCGTCCGATTACGACGCCGCTTTTGATCTCAATTATGACG ATATGTCCCATGAGGTGAAACGGCAGGGTTTGATACCTTTCCCACGTGTAGGCCGGTCTCGCGACGCCCCTTCGTTGTCCTACGCGAACGATGCCCTCAAAGTAGCGAAGGCCAAGCGTACGGGCGACGCCGTGTCGAGCGGCGGGATGTGGTTCGGTCCTCGTTTGGGACGCCTCCACAGACGTGGTGAGGAGCCACAAGCGGAGGATCAGCAGTGGGCCATTTTGCCGATACGAG AGTTTCAGGGCACCGGGGAGCAACAATCGGAGAACCTTACGCCCAGATTAGTTCGGGAATCGGACGGTGAGGAAGCTCAAAGATTCTCGAACACTGCAGGTGTCTACTAA
- the LOC124307721 gene encoding cardio acceleratory peptide 2b-like isoform X4 has protein sequence MKDTLSFVLVLLIATTSLNRGEEIKLKKQCRSLFDYPRVGRSPKMTELTRTGRAFGMINVPRVGRSDSSDYDAAFDLNYDDMSHEVKRQGLIPFPRVGRSRDAPSLSYANDALKVAKAKRTGDAVSSGGMWFGPRLGRLHRRGEEPQAEDQQWAILPIREFQGTGEQQSENLTPRLVRESDGEEAQRFSNTAGVY, from the exons ATGAAAGATACTCTGTCTTTCGTACTGGTTTTATTAATCGCTACCACCTCGCTCAATC GTGGGGAGGAAATCAAACTAAAGAAGCAATGCAGGAGTCTTTTCGATTATCCACGCGTCGGCAGGTCCCCAAAGATGACGGAGCTCACTAGGACGGGTCGAGCTTTTGGCATGATAAACGTCCCGCGAGTTGGACGCTCGGACTCGTCCGATTACGACGCCGCTTTTGATCTCAATTATGACG ATATGTCCCATGAGGTGAAACGGCAGGGTTTGATACCTTTCCCACGTGTAGGCCGGTCTCGCGACGCCCCTTCGTTGTCCTACGCGAACGATGCCCTCAAAGTAGCGAAGGCCAAGCGTACGGGCGACGCCGTGTCGAGCGGCGGGATGTGGTTCGGTCCTCGTTTGGGACGCCTCCACAGACGTGGTGAGGAGCCACAAGCGGAGGATCAGCAGTGGGCCATTTTGCCGATACGAG AGTTTCAGGGCACCGGGGAGCAACAATCGGAGAACCTTACGCCCAGATTAGTTCGGGAATCGGACGGTGAGGAAGCTCAAAGATTCTCGAACACTGCAGGTGTCTACTAA
- the LOC124307721 gene encoding uncharacterized protein LOC124307721 isoform X5 produces the protein MNVHRTVLSSLHGHPGGEEIKLKKQCRSLFDYPRVGRSPKMTELTRTGRAFGMINVPRVGRSDSSDYDAAFDLNYDDMSHEVKRQGLIPFPRVGRSRDAPSLSYANDALKVAKAKRTGDAVSSGGMWFGPRLGRLHRRGEEPQAEDQQWAILPIREFQGTGEQQSENLTPRLVRESDGEEAQRFSNTAGVY, from the exons ATGAACGTACATCGAACTGTTCTTTCTTCATTACATGGACATCCAG GTGGGGAGGAAATCAAACTAAAGAAGCAATGCAGGAGTCTTTTCGATTATCCACGCGTCGGCAGGTCCCCAAAGATGACGGAGCTCACTAGGACGGGTCGAGCTTTTGGCATGATAAACGTCCCGCGAGTTGGACGCTCGGACTCGTCCGATTACGACGCCGCTTTTGATCTCAATTATGACG ATATGTCCCATGAGGTGAAACGGCAGGGTTTGATACCTTTCCCACGTGTAGGCCGGTCTCGCGACGCCCCTTCGTTGTCCTACGCGAACGATGCCCTCAAAGTAGCGAAGGCCAAGCGTACGGGCGACGCCGTGTCGAGCGGCGGGATGTGGTTCGGTCCTCGTTTGGGACGCCTCCACAGACGTGGTGAGGAGCCACAAGCGGAGGATCAGCAGTGGGCCATTTTGCCGATACGAG AGTTTCAGGGCACCGGGGAGCAACAATCGGAGAACCTTACGCCCAGATTAGTTCGGGAATCGGACGGTGAGGAAGCTCAAAGATTCTCGAACACTGCAGGTGTCTACTAA
- the LOC124307721 gene encoding uncharacterized protein LOC124307721 isoform X3, translated as MFTGEKSSFIVRISSDSSARSENELFNSPEEKMNVHRTVLSSLHGHPGGEEIKLKKQCRSLFDYPRVGRSPKMTELTRTGRAFGMINVPRVGRSDSSDYDAAFDLNYDGRSRDAPSLSYANDALKVAKAKRTGDAVSSGGMWFGPRLGRLHRRGEEPQAEDQQWAILPIREFQGTGEQQSENLTPRLVRESDGEEAQRFSNTAGVY; from the exons ATGTTTACAGGTGAAAAGTCATCGTTTATAGTTAGGATATCCTCGGACTCGAGTGCGCGTAGTGAAAACGAATTGTTCAATTCTCCCGAAGAAAAGATGAACGTACATCGAACTGTTCTTTCTTCATTACATGGACATCCAG GTGGGGAGGAAATCAAACTAAAGAAGCAATGCAGGAGTCTTTTCGATTATCCACGCGTCGGCAGGTCCCCAAAGATGACGGAGCTCACTAGGACGGGTCGAGCTTTTGGCATGATAAACGTCCCGCGAGTTGGACGCTCGGACTCGTCCGATTACGACGCCGCTTTTGATCTCAATTATGACG GCCGGTCTCGCGACGCCCCTTCGTTGTCCTACGCGAACGATGCCCTCAAAGTAGCGAAGGCCAAGCGTACGGGCGACGCCGTGTCGAGCGGCGGGATGTGGTTCGGTCCTCGTTTGGGACGCCTCCACAGACGTGGTGAGGAGCCACAAGCGGAGGATCAGCAGTGGGCCATTTTGCCGATACGAG AGTTTCAGGGCACCGGGGAGCAACAATCGGAGAACCTTACGCCCAGATTAGTTCGGGAATCGGACGGTGAGGAAGCTCAAAGATTCTCGAACACTGCAGGTGTCTACTAA
- the LOC124307721 gene encoding WD repeat-containing protein 18-like isoform X1: MSSLSEMIITSDGSGLMFSAAAWDPQTGTQLATYKNGTSLGYNTTNILADSYLIGADATKPRLYFWPLNKQTPVENMRFVAPGTVTALTCSPDGLFIAAAVGEKLCIWQTSTGVLLAVVSRHYQTVTSLKFTSDGSTLISGGDDGLVFVWSVSSVVSRTENNTGTRQAASLYSFSDHSLAVKDLFIGRFGIQARLVTVSLDCTAKIYDLDSGTLLLSLVFGVPLTSASMDLRESYLFVGCTTGEIFQFNLHSPPRGREHHVNQTEEALTFKGHIKAVTCLSVSTDCTSLLSGSADGFVNIWHIPSRQILRTIPHKGPVTAAFFTRAVNNFFTNDLRPKLVLHSLQRNADADSENDVIEVVNSCREQDLLNAETFFNSNDVPSDGSDAYAELQKAQDEIKALKATNAQLYKYGVKLLMK, encoded by the coding sequence ATGAGCAGCTTGAGCGAGATGATCATAACAAGCGATGGATCAGGACTAATGTTCAGTGCGGCGGCATGGGATCCTCAGACGGGCACTCAGTTGGCAACGTACAAAAACGGAACCAGTCTAGGCTACAACACAACAAATATATTAGCGGACTCTTATTTGATAGGAGCAGATGCCACCAAGCCGCGTCTGTACTTTTGGCCTTTAAACAAGCAAACTCCGGTGGAAAACATGCGTTTTGTAGCCCCAGGAACCGTCACGGCGTTGACGTGCTCCCCAGATGGATTATTTATCGCTGCTGCAGTAGGAGAGAAGCTTTGTATCTGGCAAACGAGTACTGGGGTTTTACTAGCTGTTGTCTCAAGGCATTACCAGACTGTAACTTCTCTGAAATTCACCTCCGACGGATCGACATTAATCAGCGGTGGCGACGACGGTCTCGTATTTGTCTGGTCTGTATCCAGTGTTGTCAGCAGGACCGAGAACAACACGGGGACTCGGCAGGCAGCGTCACTTTACAGCTTTTCCGATCACTCGCTGGCTGTGAAAGACTTATTTATTGGCAGATTTGGTATTCAGGCTAGACTTGTCACCGTGTCTCTCGACTGTACCGCTAAGATATACGATCTGGATAGTGGTACACTCTTGCTTAGCCTTGTTTTCGGCGTACCTCTGACATCCGCAAGCATGGATCTGCGAGAGAGTTACCTCTTTGTCGGATGCACAACTGGGGAGATTTTTCAGTTTAACTTACACTCGCCTCCCAGAGGCAGAGAACATCACGTCAATCAGACCGAGGAAGCTTTGACTTTCAAGGGTCACATCAAGGCTGTTACTTGTCTGTCCGTGTCCACTGATTGCACGTCTCTGCTTTCCGGATCCGCGGACGGATTCGTGAACATTTGGCACATTCCGAGCCGCCAAATCCTCAGAACGATACCTCACAAGGGGCCCGTTACCGCTGCATTTTTTACGAGGGCAGTAAACAACTTTTTCACCAACGATTTGAGGCCTAAGCTTGTACTGCACAGTCTGCAGAGGAATGCTGACGCGGATTCCGAAAACGACGTTATCGAGGTTGTGAACAGCTGTCGAGAGCAGGATCTTCTGAATGCCGAAACCTTCTTTAATAGCAATGACGTTCCTTCGGACGGGAGTGACGCTTACGCCGAGTTGCAAAAGGCTCAGGACGAAATTAAGGCGCTCAAAGCTACCAACGCGCAATTGTATAAGTATGGTGTGAAGTtgttaatgaaataa